DNA from Tachysurus fulvidraco isolate hzauxx_2018 chromosome 16, HZAU_PFXX_2.0, whole genome shotgun sequence:
GCTGCTATAGTGAATCGACCCTGAGGATAAAACAGAAAATTGACATGCCAGCAAACACCCAGTTATTTTAGAGCTACCATTTATATCTATAAGGCTTTAAAAATCAACGTTTTTACAGTGGAGAGTGCAGAGCAAGGTAAGTAAATACTGCCAGGGGTTATTGTACACAATAATACAATCATTCATTGTCACAGTAAGTCTAACTTCACCTTACCATATCTGTGTATATATCGATGGCTGCATTTAAGCAGTTGATAGACTCTACCGAAGgcattaaaggaaaaaaagggaaacacGCTTTAGATGCAACAAACTTATGGGTTTGCATGGGGAAGccactatataacacacaccgCAGGAACCAAACCATACAAGCTGAATgggatattttttataaacccacacatgcacaattAGTGTAGATCTTGTTCCACTGTCCTGCATAATTATTTATAACCATTAAACTTTTTGCAACCtggatttaaataaagaacTTAACTGGGATTACAGGTTATGCATCGACACGACATTATGCTGGGAATcgagttaaaataaaaaagggaaaacatcAATTTTTAAAATTGCATAACTTATGCAAGGCCTAACTATGGTAGTCAATTTACAACATGTCTacagacattatttatattctatagATTATTTTTCCATATGAGACAGGACAGCAAAACTGCAATCATCTGGGGTTTATTTGAAGCAAATGTATAATGAAATTACGATGACAGACAGCCCATTGGCCCTCACCCTGTGGATCAGCCTTCTTGAAAGCGTTTCCGGCATCAACAAAGCTAGTGGCTGAATCGTGTTTGTTCTGGAGCTGCATGTGTAGTCTGGCTGCCTGACAGAATGCGTTTCCTGCAGCTGCACACCAACAGAGAACATATTTATATCGAACAAAAACTGATGATGCTACAAAAACTATAGCCGCTTAAAAACTTCTTAAATAATTACTGAAAATAATCCGGCTGCTGTCTTGTGACTGCAATCCATAATAATTCTGTGTAATGAGTGAGTTACCTACCGGTCCAATTTTTTGCCATCTTGAACATGTTCGCTGCTCTGGCATACATCTCACAAGCCTCCTCTAATTTTTGATTCCCACTGGAAAGATATCATATACATTAAATTCAACATGTTATTATAACCAAATAAACTGGcacattaacattatatatGAAGGCATAACACACGTTCATGCAGGTTCATCTGAACAAGTTTAAATGATTTACACTCTATAATAATTAATTGCCTTTAAAGATAGTAAAAACAGCAGTATGTAATACAATCTTATCTAACAGACCAAGCTTTTTCGATTCAGGATTCTATTTACATCAACACACCAGTCAGAGGGGACTCGGGTGGACAAGTGGTCAATATTTACAATTGGTGTTTGTAAGGTTTGTGGTTTCCTGTTGAACTTGTAAACTGATCCCTTATGTTGATTTGATGAGCAGATTATATCCATATATATCAGTATATCCATATAATTCAAAACATTTTCgcattcaaataaaatgaattgcaATTTACATAGGTCCTACAGCAACCCACGCTAAAATTGTAAACATGTTGTCACGATAAGGCAACATAAAAAATTTCTTTCTGGAAACCCAAAAATGTTGGAAAGGAATTAAAATAGCTATCACAACATTAAACATCTCTGTCTGGCTACTTATGGGGATATTTGGtaggatttacatttacatttccagcattggGCAgacacccttttttttttcttcatacaactgagcaattgagggttaagggccttgctcaggggcccagcagtggcatcttggtggatgtgggtttgaactcacaaccttccgattggtagcccaacatctaaaccactaggctacaggattaatgtttttttatgcattAATTTGGTAGCAGATGAATATGTGTTGTTTTCCCTCTGTCTCCACCCCCAGCATCTACAGTGGCCTATACGGTGCGTATAAAATGACCGACAGGCGGTCCAtccaaatataaaacaaaaatttcgGATCAGAACCGGGTTTTTTCCTCAAAGGGTTAAACCTTAAACATGACGTGTGTTGGTTTGGTCGTTTTCTACGCATCTTTTTAAGTCGTGTGGAAGTAAAACATCGACATTTACATCTTTTGCGtagatttgttgttgttgttgttgttgtgtgtgtgtgtgtgtgtgtgtgtgtgtgtgtgtgtgtgtgtgtgtgtgtgtgtgtgtgtgtgtgtgtgtgtgtgtgtgaacgcacAGTGTCAACATGCACTGACAGCACAACTGCGCCAACACTGCGGAAACCGGAGACAGGCGAAAATAAAGTCCGATTTATTTAACGCACAAGATCACTGATTAAACGCTAATACATACAGGAATAATGTCCTGTTACAAGCACAAGTGCTGAATGAGAAATATTGCTGATTTGTCAGATTTGCGTCGATTTGGAAAAAACCTTTAACTTGTTACACtgttggctttaaaaaaaacatctgtgtaaggttatatatctgtctctctctctctctctctctctctctctcacacacacacacacacacacacacacacacacacacacaatcagctaGCATCGTATTGCTAGTCACGTAGCTAGCTGTCATCCACAACACTGTAAACATATCCGTCTGAATATAAATTTTCCAGGTGTGACAAAAATATTCACATAAAAATAACTGTATACATTAGTATAaagtctaaataataataaagataggTCAATAGTAATGAACGCAGTAACTAAGTAACGCAGTGCAACTAATTAGCTTTGGTCTCCTAAGCTAATGCTAACGTTAATCTTACCCGAACATTCCTCCTAAAAAAGACCCGGAGGACTTCACTTTCTTGTCAGCTTCAGCCATTAACTGAATTGCTTCTTTCTCCTTGCTGGAATTGTCCATTTTGAATGATAATTGAGGAGTACAATactctgtatatgtatatttttactgCTGTCCTTCTTAAACTAACCACCATGTAACACTACAGTAGAAGGGGATTActgttgaggttttttttttttttgcgtagGCGTAAAAGCTCAAACTGAAAGGCatgatgggaaatgtagttctAAAAAACGTCACGCGCCGTCTATCCTCTAGTATTCCACGAACCAAAACAAACTACAACTCCCATGTCGAGAGACGAACGTCATGCGATATTAGGTATTGTGGATATAAAGAGTTGGTGTTTTATGCTGTTTTAATAACAGCATCACAGTTATGTGCAATCTATAATATATagcaaagcatttttttaaaccatagtGTAGTTTGTTATACTGCAGATGGCAAAATGTATTGTTTCTCATGTTGAGCCAGAACTAATCTCAAACAAAACATGTCACATTAGTaattctagactggattactgcaatgcactgctggcaggtctacctatgaacgcaatccgtcctctgcaaatgatccaaaatgcagctgcccggcttgttttcaacctgccaaagttctcgcataccaccccgctactgcgatccctccactggcttccggtagctgcacgcatccggttcaaaacactgatgctggcctacaaagccaaaaatggaccagctccctcttacctcaaagccctcatcattcctcgcactgcaccccgcaacctccgatctaccaacactgctcgactggttccaccatctctcaggctaagaggcaagtatactacaagactcttctctgtactggcaccaaggtggtggaatgaacttcccctagaggtccggacagccgagtcactggctattttcaagcggcagttgaagacctacttattcaggaagcacttcaactagcacttctttccttatcttttgcatttaaaaaaaaaaaaaaaaaaaacacctttgacactttttcattgtaactttgaacaaatgttttaaactcatggtatcttaagtatgtaacctagtgaaccagcattaatgtattcagtgttagagatttaagcacttatgtacgtcgctctggataagggcgtctgccaaatgctgtaaatgtaaatgtaaatgtaatttaaccCCCATCAGCACAAAGCTACCATTAGGCCTGTGGTGTTAGGAATGAATGCTGGAAATGAAAACAATCTAGAAAATGAGAATAGAGTTTGACCCGcagatcaaacacaaacacacacaaaagaagcTTATCATGTTCTGGAAACAGTTTTTGTTTCTCTTAAAACCTACTACAACAAACGAATGACTTGTTGGGTGGGTTTTCCTTCACTTTTTGCCCAAGGACTGTATGGAAATATCAgtatcattatattatatcatatcaaAAAACTAAACTTGCACAGTAGCAAAGCAAATAACATTTTTGTATACATGTTAGGATTAGAGCAATGATGCATAAAAGGTGTGCATACAATGCCACTGCCAATAAGACATTTCTGTAATTTATCATATACAGACCTATTAACAATAAAAAccacaaacagataaataactTTATTGAATCATTTATTGTAATTGCTTCAGTCTTTATTTCCAAACTTGGGCCATGAAATGAATTACCCTGTCCAATCCCACAAGTGAGCTCAGTGGAGCATTCAGACACATGGAACACAGCCCCACGGTCATGCAGAGTGGGAGAATTATTAAAGAACACACGTAAACAGAACACTTTCAATACAGTGCCACAGCCATGCTAATATTCAGCAGATATCACGTAACAGCAGCAGTGTTTAAAAGCAGAACACACTTCTTCAAATTGTTGTGCTGTACAGTGTTTACTTAATTACTTTACTTGTTACTTTAACTTAATTTAGTGACTCTTCAAGATTACATGTTTTGTGCATTAATATGATTTGCATTCTTCATTATATACTTATGTAGGATTTATGAGATTAAAATCTGCATTTTCTGATTTGACATTGTTGAAATACATGTTACCATAAAcaatgattaatatttaaaagtatATTGAGGAATGAAGTAGCTTTGAATGAGAATAAGATCCCTTGCCATGGCAACTATTACAGTGAtattaatagttttattaaCAGCTCAGTGGTATTACACCAAAGGGgaagaatagaaaagaaattaaataaataataataataataaaaatcataaagaaaaaataaaaaatcagggcAATGCTTACAtgacatacacatatataataaacaacatGTATAATAATGCCTATGAGGACACttgtaatacattttaataaaattatatatcaAGCACAGACCATTAAATCAGTCATCATTTGGCAAAACATTGTCACCTAGGCAGaaggtctgtgtgtatgtgattaaCTTTGCTATAAAAGGCTGGAGTTCATGATGAGCTGAGTCCCGAGTCTGACTCACTGCTACCTGCACGAGCCTCACCTGAGCAAGGCACAGCTGAGCAGGAAATACTATACGTGGAGCAAGGCACAGCTGAGCAGGAAATACTATACGTGGAGCAGGCACAACTCTTCAGCGTCTCCTCGGAAATCACCTCTTTTATTGACACCTGTTCTTCCACTTTAAAGATGTTGGACTGCTCAGTCAGGTCCTCAATGATTCTGgggaataaaagagaaaaaacactgCATTCAAACAAAGGCTTTAAATAAGAACAAAATCATTATCTTTAGGTTATATCTACTTTATATAACTCTTCATTTATAATCATAACAACAAATACAGCAGAATTGCttaatacatataataacatataatacatataataacaaTGCATAATTATTTCATTGTTAATAACTCAAGCCTGAGCTGAACCAAAAATCACAATGCATCAAAGCTGTAGTTCACATGGTATGtaaataatatgtataaatgtgatGCTTATGGAAAACTAGTGGTTTATAATTTGTCACAGATGGAATTTCTGACAGAAACTGCTTATACAAAGAGACCTGCACACAGGACGCTTCACATAATCTAATACTAATacagatttgtttatttcaaagtgtcatttaaaaatcatggatttgttgatgtggtgAAGTTATTCAACTAATAACTTATAATTGAATTTATAATCAGTTTCTGTTTTCTAATAACAACTCGCTATGGTTTAAGCGGAATGGCACACTCCAGCCCATGTGGTTATGTCAGTAATGCACTCAGGTTTGTGTCGAGACACAACATATATGGTTCCACATGGATTATTTTCAAATGTGGTATTGTATTCCAGAAGAACGTAGACAAGGCAAGGCATTTTTCTTGAATCTCAGGTCAAGTTTATACAAGTAACAAAGGGCTGTTTTATGAGCTCCACTGTCATCATGCCTTTCTTACACAAGTTCCAAATGTGTTGTGgttcatgtcatgtcatgtcaaccAAATGTATCACCTGACTTCACTTCATGTTGGGCTGTTGCATATTAGCACAAAGAGGATTATTTCTAGATAACcacatgtgttgtgtgttattcctTAACTGTAATTCAACATTCATTTATAAGATTTTTAATATCTATGCCATGCTGGACTGACAGCCAAAGCAGCCATTTATTTCTAACAAAATCAAATAATGAAGCTACAGAGGTTAGTTAACAGATGCACTGAACAGCTGGCTAAAACTGAAATCCTCTGTGAATGAGCAAAATGCAATGTTTTTGTACTAAATCTTGTATAATgctgggaaaacacacacaaagtgacctAAAGAAAAACTGGTTAGGGTATTTCATAAAATGATGCGAGAGGCATGAACAAGTAAAGTAACCGCTAGCAATTTCACTAATCAGGCCTAATTAGTCATACAATCAGCCTCAGACATCACTGCCAGAAAATAGCACATCATGGCAATAGTGCTATCAATGAACAGTTTTTTCCCAGGCAGGAACCAGGAAGGCCAAAAACTAAACCAAATGCAAACAAGACATTGGTGGTAGACATTACTGGCTTCAGAGGAAGACTGATATTTGGCACCAAGCTTTCAGAAATTCTAAAAGACAGAGGAAAGATATTAGCATTGAGACTTTAAAAGGTTGAGAGAAATGGGTGATGAAGGGAAACTGAGGAAAAATATGCAAACAGCCTGGAATAGTAATTGGACTAATCACTAAGAATTTGAATCTAATTTCAGTGCTGCAGTCTGACCACAAGGAATTCAACTAAAAATGAGGCCATAGCACAAATACTATTACATTTCATCtgacatttataattataatagatATAATGACGATTGTGAGAACCAGGGACAAGAAACAAGGAACCTATGTAATAAATGCATACACATGGTATATTCCAAGTTATGTAACTGCAAAGCCATATTCGTCACCAGGACAGAGTTgccaaaatgtaaaatgtactaAGTGACGACAACAAGCTGCGGTTCCTTAAATGATCATGATTATACAATGACAAAAAATTTCATAAAACCTGTCATAAATTAGGCCATCGATGCCTCTCTCCCTGAGTATCATCCTGTTCTCATGGTCATTGTTGTCATCTCCCCAGCAAAAGACCACCAGGCCTTTAGACTGGGCCTCTGTAATACAGTCCATGTTGCGCAGTAGATCCTCAGCGTGAGCACTGATACCCTGTGAACCAGAAAACAGACAAGTTTCTATTTTATAAGAAAGGAATCTTACAAAACAGGCCACATGACAGCTCATATATATTTGCAAATGTATTTTGagagggtaaaaaaaacaatatgctGTAAATCAATATCAGAATATATAGAAACGTGTTACAATACCCAAGGCAAGAAAGGCAAGACATCTTGCACTCACCAGTATGTTCTCACTCTGAGCAAAACTCATAGCAATCTGTGTGGTCTGACAGCGTATATCCATTAGCTGAGGGTAGACTTCTGACACACCCTGTGTCAGGAACAGGATGGGATATTTATTCTGCTTCCGGCGCACCCTAAAACATAGCACAAAAGATGTTTTTCTAGCcttgatttttattcatgataTAAAtcgttaaaaaatatattactgaATGGAAGAAAGgagcaaattatatatatatatatatatacacacaaaatgttCTTACATTGCACACACATCAGGGTCAAAACAAGAAAAGACGATCCTTCTCTTTCCAGCATTCTGGAGTACACAGCTGAGGATGACATCCAGGAACTGGTTCATGTTGAAGTAAGTGGACAAGTTTCCATCCCAAGAGCCATCCTAATTCCAGAAGGCAAAAATGATACAAAAGGTTGAATTGTCCTTTAAATGtgaacacattttaaaacagtACATATGTGAATGCTAACCTTCATCTGGGATATCCACTTCAGCTCAATATTAAATCCTACATTGTCTGGAACAGTCTGAAAGATCTGCAGAGAAACATTGTATGCAGTTTGAAAGCTTTCACACAAtgcctgtggaaaaaaaaaacactcttgaTTATGTTTGTGTGAATACCTGGGAAAGTGAAGGAAATGGCTGATGTTCATCTATATATTCCTCCTCATCCTGTAAATCTTAATAAGAATACACAAACTAGTCACATCTGCCCGGAGAGTTCTCTTACATTGCTGGCAATAACAAGGTAAAAGTATTCAAGTTTAACACCGATGGAACAATATTCAGGAAtggtttatattattacatCTGTACATTTGCAAACCTGAGCGTACCATGCACAAGCAGTGGCACAGGTGTCTGCCATCATACATGCACGTAACAAGAATGTGTACAATAAAGTGGTTCAGAATAATGAAAAGAAGTGGATGCCATAACATTGTTAACAAtattatgttgttattttatattggGGAAGTGGCgactcaagcggttaaggctctgggttgctgCTCGGAAGATTGGGGTTCAAGTcctagcactgccaagctgccacctctgggcccctgagcaaaggcCTCAACCCTCATCGCCTCAGGGGCACTGCATCATGCCTAACCAAAACGTATCCCCTCACTGGGATAcaagaagaaagaatttcactgtgctatattgcatatgtgacaaataaaggcttctattttatttataatatgtgATGCTACTGTTAAAATTAAGCATTATTAATCTGCTAGACTGGAATGAAGTTCCAATAGGgctgaagacctacctcttcctgaaacacttaaactagcacttctgtttgttttatctaTATATGAAAAAACCTGAAAAGATTTACGGTGATAGTTAAGTCTGTAaccagtgaaccagcattaatgtattcactgATAAAGACTTCACTGATAAAGAACGTCTGCcgaatgcagtaaatgtaatatACAACCCTTGATAAAACTTATAAACCATTTCCAGATACACAAATTCCCTGCTGATCAGCATTTCATGAAGGCTATTTTAAGAAACCCAGTGTATTTAAACACTTTCTAATGATCAACACCATCAACATTATTTGGAAAGTGATGCTAAATTTGACATTTTGCTGCAGTCAAAACATAGCATACCTTATTTAATCTAGTCTAGTGTTAAGTATGTTGCGCATACAATGCTGCATCAATTAATTCAAAACATTCTTCATTTACCTTGCGAAAaatactgaaagaaaaaaatacagccCTTTTAGCATCATTTTCAATTATCATTTGATATACAAATGATAAAATTGTTACATCGCAAAAATCTGTTCAAAGTATTATTGCTCTGCCTTAATTATGGAATATACCTTTATGATCATGCACCTTCAAAGCTGTAGAGTGGGCaagctgtaaaaaaacaaatagcatTAGATTTTATAACAACTCTTGTGTGTCATTCATAGAATCAGAAGAtatacattagattagattagatacattagatatacattttaataagatATTTGAATTTAACATTTTGGAGAATGAAATCTAGTTTGaagtaaaatatttactttGAGAAGTTGAAGCTGGTCAAATGTCAGATCTTTCACAGGTACTTCAAACAACACCTCTTTATCTTTATCATTTTTCTGTGGAAGACATGTTGAGCAATGTCAGTGAATTTTGGTTTAGTTTTATAGCATTTGCTAGAAAAAGCAGTTAGTCATCCAGAAAACGAACATGTAGATAAACTTGGGGTTGAAGGGTAGTTATCATTCTGTTTGTGAATGCAATAAAcagagattagattagatgttACAATTTCTAACAAGGCCAAGTTGGTCACCTTCTTAGTGGAAATACAGCATGTAAGATCATGGTACACAATTGGAACCAAGTCCTTGGACAGATGGACATCAAACTCCACGTAGGCAGCACCCTGTAATTAATGACATTGATATTTTGAGAGTTATGTTACAAGGAAACATCAGTAAGTGAAGCAACATTGCTAAATGTCCCCTTACATGATTAGCAGCACTTAGAAATGAGGCAATTGTGTTTTCCCTGATCTTGTGGTGTCTGCAACAGAGATTAAAATCAATTGGAAATGTAAAGgtacaaacaaaagaaaacaatcaaAGGATGATTTAGATCCACATTTCTGTGTGGATGGTTGGATGAATGgttacaacacattacacaagaagttaaagaaaaaagacagatacAAAGCAATATCTctccaataaaataaataaaaactttcacACTGACAGACCGATACAAGTTGCTTAATCAACAACATCAGTTTCCATTTAAAATTGTCAGTTGCTCAAGACATTCTGTACCAAGATAGCAGATTAGAACATTTGTCCCATAGAGACATATTGCTGTACTCTATGTTTTCTCGTCAATGACCCCTTGCTACAGGTTTTTGAACACCTAATGCAAATTTAAGGTAGGTCTCTTTCCTTGCTTACATACTCAATGTTGAATTGTGAAAATGTAAGAACAACTACGAAAACTATGGTTCCCTTGAAAATGAGCATGCTTACTTGGCAGCATGTGAGCTCCCTGCTCCTCTGTGGCCCACATCCAGAGCACTCCTCTTCCGCCAGTACTTAGTGTAACACTGGCTCATGTCACAATTAAAGCCTGCGATTGGCCGAATAACCAGGTAGTCCACTGCAAATCACATAACATACCAAGCAAatcacacaccctcacataTTTACATGAGTAGTTCACAATATTGACATATACCATTGTGTCTGAAGGACAAAGCCATACATATGTAATAAATGGGAGTGTTAACACATGACATATGATGGGAAAACAGACTAATTGGAGTGATTATCTTGCTTTAGTTCCTTAGGCAGTCCAGCTCCCTTACCCACTCATCTATTTCACTCTAATACCATGCTAATGTTATTTTGATTTTAAAGCATACCTCTGACTTTGCCAATTGTCTGCCTAGAAATTCTGCTCATAATTGGGAGGGTAACCACTCCAATATCTTTGCCACTTTCCAGAAAGGAAGAAGATAAGAGGCAAGCGGTGCCAACGTGTCCTGGGTGGACATCATCCTGAAAGACCTTTTCACTTAGGTCCTCCTAAAGGACAAACATCAGAAACAGTGAGTCATACAACAGTTGCTGCAATGCCACAGCTTCTTGTTTCAAGTAAGCAGCTTATTTGTTCAATTCTACACTATGATTATAGATTGTAGCTGGATGGGTTGACAATCCTCtcaaaactgaaaataaattgcTTCCCCCAAATTCTGAACTTTCTTTgatgaaattaattaaaaacataattataattgaatgataaaataaatactttttaatatgAAGTCCATTCACACAAATAAGACAGAAAGGAAAGATACAGGTGGGAATGTGGGAGTAACATTGGTTTATAAAAAGTTTGGATTTATCAGAGACCAATTAATGAAAAACACATACCTCAAAAAACTCAAACACAATCTCCAGGTTGTCAGGTTCCATTGTGTGAATGCTGTACTCAGTCCATTTCGCTGGCTCCAGGGCGTAGCCACATTCTGGCTGGGAGTGACGGGACTTATAGCCACTGTCACTGATCATACTAATCTCTAGTGTGGTGGTCATCTTGTGCCAGGATGAAGGGCTctcatcatcctcctccaaTTCAATACCTTCCAGCAATTTGAGTCTAAAGCATGTAATAAACTTAAAGTTTtgcttcattcatttattcattaaataccATCTAAGATCAAACATTACCTAAAGCGGGATGTCTTGTATTTCTTCTTAGTAATGGACACTGGTGGCTTAACAGAGTAATGGAGACGTAGACGGATCTCTGTCTGACATGTCAACCAGCCAGAGTCCAAACATTCAACACCATCTGCATGGTAACACCACAATTTAGCACCACGTTAGAAC
Protein-coding regions in this window:
- the gpcpd1 gene encoding glycerophosphocholine phosphodiesterase GPCPD1 isoform X2 produces the protein MDCIQVTLTVRGTTLFGEVIAVVGSCETLGSWCYQKALPLQPTEEDSNVWKISITVSKGVEIKYRYFKGFFLETENAGGPSRVIINNWETHHQPRSLSSSESNVEIDDGLFGFSNGVECLDSGWLTCQTEIRLRLHYSVKPPVSITKKKYKTSRFRLKLLEGIELEEDDESPSSWHKMTTTLEISMISDSGYKSRHSQPECGYALEPAKWTEYSIHTMEPDNLEIVFEFFEEDLSEKVFQDDVHPGHVGTACLLSSSFLESGKDIGVVTLPIMSRISRQTIGKVRVDYLVIRPIAGFNCDMSQCYTKYWRKRSALDVGHRGAGSSHAAKHHKIRENTIASFLSAANHGAAYVEFDVHLSKDLVPIVYHDLTCCISTKKKNDKDKEVLFEVPVKDLTFDQLQLLKLAHSTALKVHDHKDLQDEEEYIDEHQPFPSLSQIFQTVPDNVGFNIELKWISQMKDGSWDGNLSTYFNMNQFLDVILSCVLQNAGKRRIVFSCFDPDVCAMVRRKQNKYPILFLTQGVSEVYPQLMDIRCQTTQIAMSFAQSENILGISAHAEDLLRNMDCITEAQSKGLVVFCWGDDNNDHENRMILRERGIDGLIYDRIIEDLTEQSNIFKVEEQVSIKEVISEETLKSCACSTYSISCSAVPCSTYSISCSAVPCSGEARAGSSESDSGLSSS
- the gpcpd1 gene encoding glycerophosphocholine phosphodiesterase GPCPD1 isoform X1 gives rise to the protein MDCIQVTLTVRGTTLFGEVIAVVGSCETLGSWCYQKALPLQPTEEDSNVWKISITVSKGVEIKYRYFKGFFLETEMPTNCGWVAEKVNAGGPSRVIINNWETHHQPRSLSSSESNVEIDDGLFGFSNGVECLDSGWLTCQTEIRLRLHYSVKPPVSITKKKYKTSRFRLKLLEGIELEEDDESPSSWHKMTTTLEISMISDSGYKSRHSQPECGYALEPAKWTEYSIHTMEPDNLEIVFEFFEEDLSEKVFQDDVHPGHVGTACLLSSSFLESGKDIGVVTLPIMSRISRQTIGKVRVDYLVIRPIAGFNCDMSQCYTKYWRKRSALDVGHRGAGSSHAAKHHKIRENTIASFLSAANHGAAYVEFDVHLSKDLVPIVYHDLTCCISTKKKNDKDKEVLFEVPVKDLTFDQLQLLKLAHSTALKVHDHKDLQDEEEYIDEHQPFPSLSQIFQTVPDNVGFNIELKWISQMKDGSWDGNLSTYFNMNQFLDVILSCVLQNAGKRRIVFSCFDPDVCAMVRRKQNKYPILFLTQGVSEVYPQLMDIRCQTTQIAMSFAQSENILGISAHAEDLLRNMDCITEAQSKGLVVFCWGDDNNDHENRMILRERGIDGLIYDRIIEDLTEQSNIFKVEEQVSIKEVISEETLKSCACSTYSISCSAVPCSTYSISCSAVPCSGEARAGSSESDSGLSSS